In Phragmites australis chromosome 16, lpPhrAust1.1, whole genome shotgun sequence, one DNA window encodes the following:
- the LOC133895369 gene encoding uncharacterized protein LOC133895369: MSGGRKAAVSGSEEAEVDALLRAAQDAVLLKLQANSHLVSSTSASASNPPSLDAAAAAPDPLDADLARRFDALKSRAPPPTKPAGDGAGSGGLEARFAALKGAAGPEKETRVRLEDLGWESEDEVDKVMRWALDAARLDVATAGVGGGDKAKPAEEEDDKDEKSSLSSEEDDDDDERLQLELARKRKEKMGKSKSKNRWFF; the protein is encoded by the coding sequence ATGAGCGGCGGCCGGAAAGCTGCGGTCTCCGGCAgcgaggaggcggaggtggacGCTCTGCTCCGGGCGGCGCAGGACGCCGTGCTGCTGAAGCTCCAGGCCAACTCCCACCtcgtctcctccacctccgctTCCGCCTCGAACCCTCCTTCgctcgacgccgccgccgccgcgcccgatCCCCTGGACGCCGACCTCGCCCGCCGCTTCGACGCGCTCAAGTcccgcgccccgccgccgacgaaGCCGGCCGGAGATGGAGCTGGGAGCGGGGGGCTGGAGGCGCGGTTCGCAGCGCTGAAGGGGGCGGCGGGGCCGGAGAAAGAAACGAGGGTTAGGCTGGAGGATCTGGGATGGGAGTCGGAGGACGAGGTGGACAAGGTGATGCGGTGGGCCTTGGACGCCGCGCGTCTCGACGTCGCCACGGCTGgtgtcggcggcggcgacaagGCGAAGCCCgccgaggaggaagatgacaaGGATGAGAAGAGCAGCTTGAGTAGCGAagaggatgacgacgacgacgagagaTTGCAGTTGGAACTAgcaaggaagaggaaggagaagatggGCAAGAGCAAGTCCAAGAACAGGTGGTTCTTTTGA